The Pseudomonadota bacterium genome has a segment encoding these proteins:
- a CDS encoding restriction endonuclease subunit S, with translation MSAKWPKVKLGEVLRPISRVEPVDILKEYALIGVRLNGKGAFLREVINGTKTSAKTLYRVTTGDFIYSRLFAWRGAFDVIENNLDGCFVSGEFPTFIPIEKSINPYFLLYWFHLPETLDRVNQDCSGSTPLTRNRFKEQFFLELKIPLPPLSEQQRIVARIEELAAKIEEARSLNHQAAEEVESFCRSVITGDKKSKPTAMSELVRLRQPDVVVQPQESYQFAGVYCFGRGVFRGGTKTGMEFAYPRLTRLRTGDFLYPKLMAWEGAFGVVPEECNGLVVSTEFPVFEVDEAQVFPEVLDTYFRMPAVWVDFSGASTGTNVRRRRLNPKDFLAYRFPLPSRTTQDRLRKARVHADALKRLRSASADELDSLLPSILDKAFKGEL, from the coding sequence ATGAGTGCTAAATGGCCGAAGGTAAAGTTGGGAGAGGTGCTGCGTCCCATCTCAAGGGTTGAACCAGTGGACATTTTAAAAGAATATGCTCTTATTGGTGTTAGGCTTAATGGCAAAGGAGCATTTCTGCGTGAGGTAATTAATGGCACGAAAACATCAGCTAAAACACTTTATCGAGTGACCACCGGCGACTTTATTTATAGCCGTCTTTTTGCTTGGCGAGGAGCATTTGACGTAATTGAAAATAATCTGGACGGCTGCTTTGTATCTGGAGAATTTCCAACTTTCATTCCTATAGAAAAAAGCATAAACCCTTATTTCTTACTTTATTGGTTCCATCTGCCGGAGACGCTTGATCGCGTGAACCAGGATTGCAGTGGCAGTACACCTCTGACGCGTAATAGGTTCAAAGAACAATTCTTCTTAGAACTCAAAATCCCCCTGCCGCCATTATCGGAACAGCAGCGGATTGTGGCGCGGATCGAAGAACTGGCCGCCAAAATCGAAGAAGCCCGCTCCCTCAATCACCAAGCCGCGGAAGAAGTCGAATCATTCTGTCGCTCAGTAATTACAGGCGACAAGAAAAGTAAACCGACAGCAATGAGTGAGCTGGTTCGACTGCGTCAGCCTGACGTGGTGGTCCAGCCACAAGAATCTTACCAGTTCGCTGGAGTCTATTGCTTCGGGCGAGGCGTTTTTCGCGGTGGCACAAAAACAGGTATGGAGTTCGCATATCCTCGACTAACGAGACTGCGAACTGGAGATTTTCTTTATCCGAAGCTGATGGCTTGGGAAGGCGCTTTCGGGGTGGTTCCCGAGGAATGCAACGGCCTTGTCGTCTCGACTGAATTCCCCGTGTTTGAGGTCGATGAAGCACAGGTTTTTCCTGAGGTGTTGGATACCTATTTCCGGATGCCAGCCGTCTGGGTCGATTTCTCTGGGGCCAGCACTGGAACAAATGTTCGCCGTCGTCGCTTAAACCCCAAGGATTTTCTAGCCTATCGGTTCCCACTCCCCTCAAGAACAACCCAGGACCGACTTCGCAAGGCCAGAGTGCACGCGGACGCCTTAAAGCGTCTTCGATCCGCG
- a CDS encoding virulence protein RhuM/Fic/DOC family protein yields MTQRKDEITLYQTPDGAITLDVRLEGETVWLTQKQMAMLFDTERSVITKHLRNIFATRKLQEESNVQKMHIAHSDKPVKFYNLDIIISIGYRVNSKRGTQFRIWASNVLRDHILRGYSINDARLKELNQAIRLIAEVADRKVLTGDEATALLRVVADYSYALDLLDDYDHERVRTGDTTVRPVSAVAYEEAIRLIERLRRQFIAGDVFGLEKDDSLKGSLANIMQTFDGKELYPSLEEKAAHLLYFLVKNHSFVDGNKRIAAALFLWFLEKNDALYGTDGSKRIADNALVAMTLLIAESRPEEKDVLTRVVVNLINRRNQ; encoded by the coding sequence ATGACCCAGCGAAAGGATGAGATAACCCTTTATCAGACACCTGATGGGGCGATTACGCTGGATGTTCGGCTCGAAGGCGAAACGGTATGGCTTACGCAGAAGCAAATGGCTATGCTTTTTGATACAGAGCGAAGCGTCATTACAAAACATCTCCGTAATATATTCGCAACCAGGAAACTACAAGAGGAAAGCAATGTGCAAAAAATGCACATTGCTCACTCTGACAAGCCGGTAAAGTTCTACAATCTCGACATTATCATCTCCATAGGCTACCGGGTCAATTCAAAACGGGGAACGCAATTTCGCATCTGGGCGTCGAATGTGTTGCGCGACCACATACTCCGGGGATACTCCATCAATGATGCCAGGCTCAAGGAACTCAATCAGGCAATCCGGCTAATTGCTGAGGTAGCCGACAGAAAGGTCTTGACCGGAGACGAGGCAACAGCGTTGCTCCGCGTTGTAGCAGACTACAGCTACGCCCTTGATCTCCTTGACGACTACGATCACGAGCGCGTTCGCACAGGAGACACGACAGTCAGACCGGTTTCGGCTGTTGCCTATGAAGAGGCGATACGCCTCATAGAACGTTTACGCCGCCAATTCATTGCAGGCGATGTCTTCGGTCTTGAAAAAGATGACAGCCTCAAGGGGTCTCTTGCCAATATCATGCAGACTTTCGACGGAAAGGAACTCTACCCCAGTCTTGAAGAAAAGGCAGCTCACCTGCTCTATTTCCTCGTCAAGAACCATTCCTTTGTGGACGGCAACAAACGCATAGCCGCAGCCCTATTTCTCTGGTTCCTCGAAAAGAACGATGCCCTTTACGGCACCGATGGTTCCAAACGGATTGCAGACAACGCCCTTGTAGCCATGACGCTCCTCATTGCTGAAAGCAGACCGGAGGAAAAGGATGTCCTCACCCGCGTCGTCGTAAACCTCATCAACCGGAGAAATCAATGA
- a CDS encoding class I SAM-dependent DNA methyltransferase, whose product MVKARKGNNNQSGTTSQSLGSLIKSARDIMRKDKGLNGDLDRLPMLTWVMFLKFLDDAEQIIEQEALLAGERYRSAIELPYRWRDWAAKEDGITGDELIAFINNDEAIRPDGVKGPGLFAYLKGLQGADGGDRRDVVATVFRGTVNRMINGYLLRDVINKVNGIHFTSSDEIHTLSHLYESMLKEMRDTAGDSGEFYTPRSVVKFMVAVTNPLLGETILDPACGTGGFLVESFEHLSKQCKTVQDRELLQKESIFGGEAKSLPYLLCQMNLLLHGLEFPQIDPANSLRFPLKEIGNKDRVDIILTNPPFGGEEERGILTNFPSDRQTAETALLFLQLIMRKLRRQPKPGRAAVVVPNGALFGDGICGRIKEELLKDFNLHTIVRLPNGVFAPYTGIPTNILFFDRSGPTKEVWYYEHPLPNGRKNYTKTQPLQFEEFESCIQWWNGREENDRAWKIPAAELIAGGFNLDRKNPHGKEDITHLPPGELVESILHKEQRIMEIMGNIKTLLEKAP is encoded by the coding sequence ATGGTAAAAGCACGAAAGGGAAACAACAATCAGAGCGGGACAACAAGTCAATCATTGGGCAGTCTCATAAAATCTGCCCGCGATATTATGCGTAAGGACAAGGGGCTTAATGGCGACCTTGACCGCCTGCCCATGCTTACCTGGGTCATGTTCCTGAAATTCCTGGATGATGCGGAACAGATAATAGAGCAGGAGGCGTTGTTGGCGGGGGAACGTTACCGGTCCGCTATAGAGCTGCCCTACCGTTGGCGGGACTGGGCAGCGAAGGAAGACGGCATCACAGGAGATGAGCTTATAGCCTTCATAAATAATGATGAAGCCATACGACCGGACGGAGTCAAGGGCCCGGGTCTTTTTGCGTACCTCAAGGGTCTCCAGGGGGCTGACGGCGGCGACCGCCGGGATGTTGTCGCCACTGTCTTTCGGGGAACCGTCAACAGGATGATCAATGGGTACCTGCTCCGTGATGTAATCAATAAAGTCAACGGCATCCATTTTACCTCCAGCGATGAAATCCACACCTTGAGTCATCTCTATGAATCCATGCTCAAAGAGATGCGGGATACTGCCGGAGATTCAGGGGAGTTTTACACCCCGCGTTCTGTCGTGAAGTTCATGGTAGCGGTGACCAATCCCCTGCTTGGCGAGACAATCCTTGATCCTGCCTGCGGGACGGGCGGTTTTCTCGTGGAATCCTTTGAACACCTCTCAAAACAATGCAAGACCGTTCAGGACAGAGAACTTCTGCAGAAAGAGAGCATATTTGGAGGAGAGGCAAAGTCACTTCCCTATTTGCTCTGTCAGATGAATCTCCTGCTCCATGGCCTTGAATTTCCACAGATTGACCCCGCAAACAGCCTCCGTTTTCCCTTGAAAGAAATCGGGAACAAAGACCGTGTTGACATAATTCTTACCAATCCGCCATTTGGAGGCGAAGAAGAACGGGGGATACTGACAAACTTTCCCAGCGACAGACAGACAGCGGAGACGGCTTTACTCTTCCTGCAACTCATCATGAGAAAGCTGCGCCGTCAGCCGAAACCGGGCAGGGCCGCAGTAGTCGTGCCCAACGGGGCACTCTTCGGCGATGGTATATGCGGCCGTATAAAAGAGGAGCTGCTCAAAGACTTTAATCTTCATACAATCGTTCGGCTGCCCAACGGCGTCTTTGCACCTTATACGGGCATTCCCACAAATATCCTTTTCTTCGACAGATCGGGGCCGACCAAAGAAGTCTGGTACTACGAACATCCTTTGCCCAATGGCCGGAAGAACTATACCAAGACCCAACCCCTTCAGTTCGAGGAATTTGAATCCTGTATACAATGGTGGAATGGCCGTGAAGAAAACGACCGGGCATGGAAGATTCCTGCCGCCGAACTAATTGCCGGCGGCTTCAACCTTGACCGGAAAAATCCCCACGGCAAAGAAGACATCACCCACCTGCCGCCGGGTGAACTTGTTGAAAGCATTCTGCATAAAGAGCAACGTATCATGGAAATTATGGGAAATATCAAAACCTTGCTTGAGAAGGCGCCATGA
- a CDS encoding DEAD/DEAH box helicase family protein, with the protein MANEADTCRKYVLPKLIAAGWDNDPHSFTEQKTFTDGRIIITGDKIHRRAQKRADYLLRYTRDFPIAVIEAKAEFKIPGAGLQQAKDYAETLGLKFAYSTNGHGVIEFDYLSGKELELDYFPAPKELWARLQTAEGIADDVPKRLFTPSHYTRGKILRYYQEIAVNRSVQAILQGKPRMLLTMATGTGKTDVAFQICWKLWNARWNSAGEYRHPKILYLADRLILVDDPKDKIFAPFGDARHKIENGQAVKSRDIYFATYQAIAEDERRLGLYREYAPDFFDLIIVDECHRGSARDESAWREILEYFEPAYQLGMTATPLREENRDTYRYFGNPLYTYSLRQGIDDGFLAPYRVNRVVTTYDAAGWRPSAGEIDRYGREIPDGLYQTGDFERAVALKARTDAIARHLSDFMKKNGRLAKTIVFCVDQEHAEEMRHALNNLNADLVRQYPDYVCRVTADEKAVGRGHCSRFQELETDSPVILTTSQLLSTGIDAPTCKNIVLVRVIGSMVEFKQIIGRGTRVRDDYNKYFFNILDYTGSATKHFADPDFDGEPARIIEEEIDDEGRTLREKVVVCGEEEESVEEEQPYEGLIRETDKIPGLRKYYVDQGYVEIAADLVYELDADGKQLRIVKYGEYTAEKLRDMYPTAATLRKLWAKPGERAKVISGLAERGIDFEKLALATKQPEADPLDLLCHVAFSAPLRTRRERADRIRKEEQPFFEKYGTEARIILNELLDKYTDHGTAQFAVPHVLKVPPLSDHGNVMEIASFFGGTKRLRDAVNQLQELLYAA; encoded by the coding sequence ATGGCAAACGAAGCTGACACATGCCGCAAATATGTTTTGCCGAAACTTATCGCCGCTGGATGGGACAATGACCCTCATTCATTCACCGAACAAAAAACGTTTACCGATGGCAGAATTATAATAACAGGGGACAAAATCCACCGTCGTGCCCAAAAGCGGGCTGACTATCTTTTACGATATACCCGTGACTTTCCGATTGCCGTCATTGAGGCAAAGGCAGAATTTAAGATCCCTGGGGCGGGCTTGCAACAGGCTAAGGACTATGCTGAAACCCTCGGTTTGAAATTCGCGTACTCGACAAATGGCCATGGCGTAATAGAATTTGACTATCTTTCCGGCAAGGAATTGGAGCTTGACTATTTTCCTGCCCCGAAGGAATTGTGGGCACGCTTGCAAACAGCAGAGGGGATTGCCGATGATGTGCCAAAGCGCCTTTTTACTCCTTCCCACTATACAAGGGGCAAGATCCTTCGCTATTATCAGGAGATAGCAGTTAACCGCTCAGTCCAGGCGATTCTCCAAGGCAAACCCCGGATGCTCCTCACGATGGCCACTGGTACCGGCAAAACAGATGTTGCCTTTCAGATATGCTGGAAGCTATGGAATGCCCGCTGGAACAGTGCCGGCGAGTATCGACACCCAAAGATACTCTATCTCGCAGATAGACTTATCCTTGTTGATGACCCGAAGGATAAAATATTTGCGCCCTTTGGCGACGCCCGGCACAAAATCGAGAACGGACAGGCAGTAAAAAGTCGTGATATATACTTTGCTACGTATCAGGCCATAGCTGAAGATGAGCGCCGACTTGGTCTATATCGCGAGTATGCACCTGATTTCTTCGATTTGATAATAGTTGACGAATGCCATAGAGGAAGTGCTCGCGATGAGAGCGCATGGAGAGAGATTCTCGAGTATTTTGAACCTGCTTATCAGCTTGGTATGACAGCAACCCCTTTGAGGGAGGAAAACCGCGATACCTACCGTTACTTTGGTAATCCGCTCTATACCTACAGTCTCAGACAAGGCATAGATGACGGCTTCCTCGCTCCATACAGGGTAAATCGAGTTGTAACAACCTATGATGCAGCGGGATGGCGGCCATCAGCCGGCGAGATTGACCGCTATGGGCGGGAAATCCCTGATGGCCTCTACCAGACAGGAGACTTCGAGCGTGCCGTTGCCCTTAAGGCACGAACAGACGCGATAGCCAGACACCTATCGGATTTCATGAAGAAGAATGGCCGTTTGGCCAAAACAATCGTATTCTGCGTGGATCAGGAACACGCAGAAGAGATGCGGCATGCTCTCAATAATCTCAACGCTGATCTTGTACGACAATACCCCGATTATGTATGCCGTGTTACAGCCGATGAAAAGGCGGTGGGCCGGGGTCATTGCAGCCGTTTTCAGGAATTGGAGACGGATTCACCGGTTATCCTTACTACGTCACAGCTATTGAGCACAGGCATTGACGCCCCTACGTGCAAGAATATCGTCCTCGTGAGAGTGATAGGGTCCATGGTTGAATTCAAACAGATCATCGGGCGCGGAACCAGGGTTCGGGATGACTACAATAAATACTTCTTCAACATCCTCGATTACACAGGCTCTGCGACGAAACATTTTGCTGATCCTGATTTTGACGGCGAGCCGGCGCGTATTATCGAAGAGGAGATAGACGATGAGGGACGTACACTTCGTGAGAAGGTTGTGGTTTGCGGGGAGGAAGAAGAGTCTGTCGAAGAAGAACAGCCTTATGAGGGACTCATTCGCGAAACCGACAAAATCCCTGGGCTTAGGAAATACTATGTGGATCAAGGCTATGTGGAGATTGCCGCTGATCTGGTATATGAGCTTGATGCCGACGGAAAGCAGCTCAGAATCGTTAAATATGGGGAATATACCGCTGAAAAACTGAGAGATATGTACCCAACCGCCGCTACGCTCCGTAAATTGTGGGCAAAGCCTGGCGAACGGGCTAAAGTTATATCCGGTTTAGCAGAGCGCGGCATAGATTTCGAAAAACTGGCCCTTGCCACAAAGCAGCCGGAAGCCGATCCGCTTGACCTTTTGTGTCACGTTGCCTTTAGTGCTCCTCTGCGTACGCGCCGTGAGCGAGCCGATCGCATCCGGAAAGAAGAGCAGCCCTTTTTCGAGAAATACGGAACGGAAGCACGAATAATACTGAACGAACTTCTTGATAAATACACAGACCACGGCACCGCGCAATTTGCAGTACCTCATGTTCTTAAGGTGCCGCCTCTTTCCGATCATGGGAATGTCATGGAGATAGCCTCTTTCTTCGGCGGCACGAAGCGGTTGAGGGACGCGGTTAATCAGTTGCAGGAGCTTCTTTACGCAGCATGA
- a CDS encoding DUF5615 family PIN-like protein: MKFLIDAGVGKKVEEFLKDSGYDVKSMRQIDIRAKDIDILGFAVSEGRMIITMDKDFGELVYNSEMLHAGVLILRLEDSTGKDKAETVKRILEGFSDKIENKFCVFQGGRLRIRK; this comes from the coding sequence ATGAAATTTCTGATAGACGCCGGAGTCGGCAAAAAAGTCGAAGAATTCCTTAAAGACAGCGGTTATGATGTAAAGTCGATGAGACAGATCGACATAAGAGCAAAGGATATAGATATTCTCGGGTTTGCCGTGTCTGAAGGGCGGATGATTATTACAATGGATAAAGACTTTGGTGAACTTGTCTATAACTCGGAAATGCTGCATGCAGGCGTTCTTATCCTCAGACTCGAGGATTCAACAGGGAAAGATAAGGCAGAGACCGTAAAGAGGATACTGGAAGGTTTTTCGGATAAGATTGAAAACAAGTTCTGTGTATTCCAGGGTGGAAGACTGCGTATAAGAAAATAG
- a CDS encoding DUF433 domain-containing protein, whose amino-acid sequence MKEHDLFDRITVNPEVMVGKPTIRGMRITVEQILKALAGGLTTKDLLEDYPELEEEDIRVALLYASELVGEERVFAVGSN is encoded by the coding sequence ATGAAAGAACATGATCTTTTTGACAGAATTACCGTTAACCCTGAAGTCATGGTAGGGAAGCCTACGATCAGGGGCATGAGGATCACCGTGGAACAGATATTAAAGGCCCTTGCAGGAGGACTTACAACAAAAGATCTGCTTGAGGACTACCCGGAGCTTGAAGAAGAAGACATAAGAGTTGCTCTCCTCTACGCATCGGAACTTGTCGGCGAAGAAAGAGTCTTTGCCGTAGGCAGCAATTAG
- a CDS encoding type II toxin-antitoxin system VapC family toxin: MITAVDTNIILDVLIPGEPFGESSKGLLDRHLSKGKLVLCEVVFAELAARFPSEEELASFLADTRMNLVYSNEKSLYMAGSRWLEYARKSAKNRFLCSKCGHTLEATCPQCKAVLTKRLHVLADFLIGAHALVHADCILSRDLGVYKTYFSDLKVIDSI; the protein is encoded by the coding sequence ATGATAACAGCCGTTGACACGAACATCATCCTCGATGTCCTGATTCCGGGGGAGCCTTTCGGAGAGTCCTCCAAGGGGCTTCTGGACCGACATTTATCCAAGGGAAAACTCGTCCTCTGCGAGGTGGTTTTCGCCGAATTGGCGGCCCGATTTCCCTCCGAAGAGGAACTTGCGTCGTTTCTCGCCGACACCAGGATGAACCTTGTTTATTCCAATGAGAAATCCCTCTATATGGCCGGTTCAAGATGGTTGGAATACGCAAGAAAAAGTGCGAAGAACCGGTTTTTGTGCAGCAAATGCGGTCATACCCTTGAGGCAACCTGTCCCCAGTGTAAGGCGGTCCTGACGAAGCGTCTCCATGTTCTGGCCGATTTTCTGATCGGCGCCCATGCCCTTGTCCATGCCGATTGTATTCTGTCACGGGATCTTGGGGTGTATAAAACCTATTTCAGTGACTTGAAGGTAATCGATTCGATATAA
- a CDS encoding AbrB/MazE/SpoVT family DNA-binding domain-containing protein — MIVAKVTSKGQVTIPRVVRERLGVHPGENVGFEEKDGLLVVSKVVTRSPFDKWVGKLKHLEGQRSDDLVREARGHDNSR; from the coding sequence ATGATTGTTGCCAAAGTAACATCCAAAGGGCAGGTAACCATTCCCAGAGTGGTCCGGGAAAGGTTGGGGGTACATCCGGGGGAAAATGTGGGCTTTGAAGAAAAAGATGGCCTGCTGGTTGTCAGCAAAGTGGTTACCAGATCCCCGTTTGACAAATGGGTGGGCAAGCTGAAGCACTTGGAAGGGCAGCGAAGCGACGACCTGGTGCGGGAGGCCCGCGGGCATGATAACAGCCGTTGA
- a CDS encoding DUF3047 domain-containing protein, with protein MIFQTRFFICALLIALPTLSATALFAQSPIRTTFEADEVGKFPSGWTSKSVSKAAEVYAVRAQADKKFLHADAKGTSVQIGYEKKWALREFPMLQWQWRAVLFPSGTNEREKDGDDSVLGVYVVFSRWPFIKSIKYIWSDTIPIGASFNSPFSSSAKLLVIRSGRALTGTWVAEKRNVFNDYLQLFGDEEKNPVASGIAILTDADNTNSHAIGDYADIQTLAMGSEKPATPKP; from the coding sequence TTGATATTTCAGACCAGATTTTTCATATGTGCATTACTCATTGCCCTGCCTACATTATCGGCTACGGCTCTGTTTGCCCAGTCGCCAATCCGCACAACCTTTGAGGCCGATGAAGTCGGAAAATTTCCTTCAGGCTGGACATCCAAAAGCGTGAGCAAGGCTGCGGAGGTATACGCAGTGCGGGCTCAGGCAGATAAAAAGTTCTTGCATGCAGACGCAAAGGGCACAAGCGTACAAATCGGTTATGAGAAAAAATGGGCATTAAGAGAATTTCCGATGCTTCAATGGCAGTGGCGTGCCGTCCTTTTCCCGAGCGGCACGAACGAACGGGAAAAAGACGGAGATGATAGCGTTCTTGGCGTATACGTCGTTTTTAGCCGTTGGCCCTTCATTAAGTCGATCAAATACATATGGAGCGATACAATACCAATAGGAGCATCATTCAACTCCCCCTTTTCCAGCTCGGCCAAGCTGCTTGTGATTCGAAGCGGACGTGCACTGACGGGAACATGGGTCGCAGAAAAACGCAACGTTTTTAATGACTATCTGCAGCTTTTTGGAGACGAAGAAAAAAATCCTGTGGCCTCAGGGATTGCTATCCTGACAGATGCAGATAACACCAATTCCCATGCTATCGGAGATTATGCCGATATTCAGACTCTTGCCATGGGCAGTGAAAAACCTGCCACGCCCAAACCTTAG
- a CDS encoding NADH-dependent [FeFe] hydrogenase, group A6, giving the protein MITLTINGQNIEAENGSTILQAARKANIHIPTLCFLPEVQAIGACRVCLVEVEGTGNLQAACVFPATEGLKVHTNTEKVRKARKFSVEMLLSNHPMDCLTCARNLNCELQKIAHEIGVNEIRFVGDKSKGGVDDSSPSIRRDNGKCILCRRCVTVCENVQSVNALSLQGRGFETRVETAFGNGLGNVACTNCGQCALVCPVGAITEKDDTEGVWNAIADHSKFVIIQDAPAVRAALGEEFGYPPGTLVTGKMLSAARKLGFDRVFDTNFAADLTIVEEGSELLKRVKEGGKLPLITSCSPGWIKFIEHFYPELLPHLSTCKSPHQMLGTLSKTYFAEKEGVNPKDIVVVSVMPCTAKKFECSRPEMNDSGYKDVDYVLTTREFAKMIREAGIDFRNLEDGTYDNPMGEYTGAATIFGATGGVMEAALRTAYELITGKTLENLDFVAVRGLEGIKEAAIPIEGIGDVKVAVAHGLGNARKLMERIIHGDADYHFIEIMACPGGCIGGGGQPIPVNYEIRTLRAQALYNEDKSLKYRKSHENPSIKKIYDEFLIEPLGEKSHHLLHTKYTPRSKL; this is encoded by the coding sequence ATGATTACATTAACCATCAATGGTCAAAATATAGAAGCTGAAAATGGCAGCACAATACTGCAGGCTGCGCGCAAGGCAAATATTCACATCCCAACACTCTGCTTTTTACCTGAAGTTCAGGCAATAGGGGCATGCAGGGTCTGCCTGGTGGAGGTTGAAGGCACAGGAAACCTGCAGGCTGCATGTGTATTTCCTGCCACAGAGGGCCTAAAGGTGCACACCAATACAGAAAAGGTAAGGAAGGCCCGTAAATTCTCGGTTGAGATGCTTCTATCCAACCACCCGATGGATTGTCTTACCTGTGCACGCAACCTTAACTGCGAGCTGCAAAAGATTGCCCATGAAATAGGCGTAAATGAAATACGGTTTGTTGGTGATAAAAGCAAAGGCGGTGTAGACGACTCATCACCATCCATCAGAAGGGATAACGGTAAATGCATCCTGTGCCGCCGCTGCGTTACCGTGTGCGAAAATGTGCAGTCCGTAAATGCGCTTTCCTTACAGGGAAGAGGCTTTGAAACAAGGGTTGAGACCGCTTTCGGCAATGGTCTGGGCAACGTTGCCTGCACAAATTGCGGGCAGTGCGCACTCGTATGCCCTGTTGGCGCAATCACAGAAAAAGATGATACTGAAGGGGTCTGGAATGCCATTGCAGACCATTCCAAATTCGTGATTATCCAGGATGCCCCCGCGGTAAGGGCTGCGCTTGGTGAAGAATTCGGATATCCACCGGGAACTCTTGTCACAGGCAAAATGCTTTCAGCAGCAAGAAAACTCGGCTTTGACAGGGTCTTTGATACAAACTTTGCTGCCGATCTTACGATTGTTGAAGAAGGGAGTGAGTTGCTGAAAAGGGTAAAAGAAGGCGGCAAATTGCCCCTTATTACGAGCTGCAGTCCGGGCTGGATTAAATTCATTGAACACTTCTACCCTGAACTTCTCCCGCATCTTTCCACGTGCAAATCACCACACCAGATGCTTGGCACATTGTCAAAGACATATTTCGCCGAAAAAGAAGGTGTTAACCCGAAAGATATTGTTGTCGTATCCGTCATGCCTTGTACTGCAAAGAAGTTTGAATGCAGCAGGCCGGAGATGAATGACAGCGGATACAAGGATGTTGACTATGTTCTCACAACGAGAGAATTCGCAAAAATGATCAGAGAAGCCGGTATAGATTTCCGTAACCTCGAAGACGGCACATATGATAACCCCATGGGTGAATACACCGGCGCTGCAACGATTTTCGGAGCAACCGGCGGGGTGATGGAGGCAGCGCTGCGGACAGCCTATGAACTCATCACAGGCAAAACCCTTGAGAATTTAGATTTTGTGGCTGTACGCGGCCTTGAAGGTATAAAGGAGGCAGCAATTCCTATCGAAGGCATAGGGGATGTCAAGGTTGCCGTAGCCCATGGTCTTGGAAACGCAAGAAAGCTCATGGAGAGGATCATACATGGAGATGCAGATTACCATTTCATCGAGATCATGGCCTGCCCCGGCGGCTGCATTGGCGGAGGCGGACAGCCGATACCGGTGAATTACGAAATCAGAACACTGAGGGCACAGGCATTATATAACGAGGACAAGTCGTTAAAATACCGCAAATCACATGAGAATCCATCAATAAAGAAGATTTATGACGAATTTTTAATTGAGCCGTTAGGGGAAAAATCCCACCACCTTTTGCATACAAAGTATACTCCAAGAAGCAAGCTTTGA